The following coding sequences are from one Rathayibacter sp. SW19 window:
- the merA gene encoding mercury(II) reductase yields the protein MSNSSTLEFDLAIIGSGGGAFAAAIRATSLGKQVVMIERNTIGGTCVNTGCIPSKALLAAADARHIALEASRFPGIRSTADSVDMPGLIRGKNVLIENMRASKYVDLINAYGWQLLHGDAAFAGSATDPVLAVTGSDGAVQTVRAAHYLIATGSTPWAPPIDGLADVDYLTSTSAMELEDVPQSLLVLGGGYVALEQSQLFARLGSEVTMLVRSRLASAEEPEASHALADVFADEGIRVVARARMTAVRTDRQSGQVVATAVVDGGRKEFRADRLLVATGRRPVTAGLNLTTVGVEVGEKGEVVVDTMLASTNSRIWAAGDVTGYREFVYVAANNGALAVENAFTNAGREVDYRHLPRVVFTSPALAAVGMTDQQANATGIRCQCGVIPLEFVPRALVNRDTRGVIKLVADRDSGRILGITAVAKDAGEIAAAGVYILEAGMTVDQVAHMWSPYLTMAEGIKIAAQSYTTDVSMLSCCAI from the coding sequence GTGTCCAATTCATCCACACTCGAATTCGATCTCGCCATCATCGGTTCCGGCGGCGGAGCGTTCGCTGCGGCTATTCGAGCGACCAGCCTCGGCAAGCAGGTCGTCATGATCGAACGCAACACGATCGGTGGCACCTGCGTGAACACCGGATGTATTCCCTCGAAAGCGCTGTTGGCTGCGGCTGATGCACGCCACATTGCTCTGGAGGCGAGCCGGTTTCCGGGCATCAGGTCCACCGCCGACTCTGTCGACATGCCGGGGCTCATTCGAGGTAAGAACGTGCTGATCGAGAATATGCGGGCCTCGAAATACGTGGACCTCATTAACGCTTACGGATGGCAACTGCTGCACGGAGATGCTGCCTTCGCCGGGTCCGCCACCGACCCGGTGCTTGCGGTTACCGGCTCAGACGGTGCCGTTCAAACCGTGCGCGCAGCCCACTACTTGATTGCGACAGGGTCGACCCCGTGGGCGCCGCCGATAGACGGATTGGCGGATGTCGATTACCTGACCTCAACCAGCGCCATGGAGCTCGAAGACGTTCCGCAGTCGCTGCTTGTGCTCGGCGGTGGCTACGTCGCACTCGAACAGTCGCAACTGTTCGCCCGCCTCGGCTCGGAGGTGACAATGCTTGTGCGATCACGGCTGGCGTCGGCGGAAGAGCCGGAAGCCTCGCACGCGCTGGCCGACGTCTTCGCCGACGAAGGCATCCGCGTTGTTGCTCGCGCGAGGATGACCGCGGTGCGCACCGACCGGCAATCCGGTCAGGTTGTGGCGACCGCAGTTGTGGACGGCGGGCGAAAGGAGTTCCGAGCCGACCGGCTTCTCGTTGCCACCGGCCGGCGCCCGGTCACCGCCGGCTTGAACCTCACCACCGTGGGTGTTGAGGTCGGGGAGAAAGGCGAGGTGGTGGTCGACACGATGCTGGCGAGTACGAACTCGAGGATCTGGGCCGCCGGCGACGTCACCGGATACCGCGAGTTCGTCTACGTCGCCGCGAACAACGGCGCCTTGGCAGTGGAGAATGCGTTCACCAACGCCGGCCGCGAGGTCGACTACCGCCACCTGCCTCGTGTTGTGTTCACCAGCCCTGCATTGGCCGCGGTGGGAATGACAGATCAGCAAGCAAATGCGACAGGCATCCGCTGTCAATGCGGGGTGATCCCGCTGGAGTTCGTGCCCCGTGCACTGGTCAATCGCGATACGCGCGGGGTCATCAAGCTCGTTGCCGACCGCGACTCCGGGCGTATTCTCGGCATCACAGCGGTCGCGAAAGACGCCGGAGAAATCGCCGCCGCTGGTGTCTACATTCTTGAGGCCGGGATGACGGTCGACCAAGTCGCCCACATGTGGAGCCCATATCTGACGATGGCCGAAGGCATCAAGATCGCGGCACAGTCCTACACGACCGACGTTTCGATGCTTTCCTGCTGCGCCATCTGA